Proteins from a single region of Bombus pascuorum chromosome 5, iyBomPasc1.1, whole genome shotgun sequence:
- the LOC132907257 gene encoding heparan sulfate glucosamine 3-O-sulfotransferase 6 yields the protein MELRKGPWSKKILVPACFLVILIWIFLIDNSLLLDNLPGKATFQKPRNFVPLAHDPNLDRLTIKKSSLISDVESKHTKVSKLQMVSLWTGNNSVKGNAGSLRKYQILRQQGLMPSKQLPTALIIGVKKGGTRALLEFLRLHPAIRAAGSEVHFFDHHYIKGFHWYRHRMPPTLSTQITMEKTPSYFVTSEVPRRVQRMNLAMKLILVVRDPVTRAISDYTQVKSKRANMPKFEDLAFLNGSKIVDTTWVPLKIGVYARHLERWLQYFPLSQFLFVSGERLIVDPVAEITRVQDFLGLKRVICEKHFYFNATKGFPCLLKSEERPTPHCLGKNKGRSHPYIDPVAIQRLRDFYRPFNQRFYQLTGMDFGWL from the exons ATGGAACTTAGAAAAGGGCCTTGGTCGAAAAAAATCCTGGTTCCAGCTTGTTTTCTGGTAATTCTCATCTGGATCTTTTTAATCGACAATTCCTTACTACTCGACAACCTGCCTGGTAAAGCAACCTTCCAAAAACCGAGAAATTTCGTTCCACTCGCGCACGACCCGAATCTGGATCGTCTAACGATCAAGAAATCCTCTCTGATAAGCGATGTCGAATCGAAACACACGAAAGTATCGAAGCTTCAAATGGTGTCGCTTTGGACAGGCAACAACAGCGTTAAAGGGAACGCAGGATCCTTGCGAAAGTATCAGATCTTGAGACAGCAAGGTTTAATGCCGAGTAAACAATTACCCACAGCTTTGATAATTGGAGTTAAAAAAGGCGGGACTAGAGCTCTGTTAGAATTTTTGAGATTGCATCCTGCTATTCGCGCAGCTGGATCCGAAGTTCACTTTTTTGATCATCATTACATCAAGGGGTTTCATTGGTATAG GCATAGGATGCCTCCGACATTGTCCACTCAAATCACGATGGAGAAAACCCCGTCGTATTTCGTGACGAGCGAAGTACCGAGAAGAGTTCAACGCATGAATCTTGCGATGAAATTGATTCTCGTAGTAAGGGATCCAGTTACTCGAGCGATATCCGATTATACCCAAGTGAAGAGTAAACGAGCCAACATGCCAAAGTTCGAGGATCTAGCGTTTCTTAATGGATCGAAAATCGTGGACACAACGTGGGTCCCATTGAAGATCGGAGTGTACGCGCGACATTTAGAGAGATGGCTTCAGTACTTCCCATTgtcacaatttttattcgtctcTGGAGAAAGATTGATCGTGGATCCAGTCGCTGAGATTACCAGGGTTCAGGACTTTTTAGGCCTAAAAAGAGTTATCTGcgagaaacatttttatttcaatgccACGAAGGGGTTCCCCTGTCTGCTCAAATCTGAGGAACGTCCTACACCCCATTGCCTTG GTAAGAACAAGGGTCGTAGTCATCCTTACATAGATCCTGTAGCCATACAACGATTGAGAGATTTTTATCGTCCATTTAATCAACGTTTCTACCAATTGACCGGAATGGATTTCGGCTGGTTGTGA